Proteins encoded in a region of the Panicum hallii strain FIL2 chromosome 3, PHallii_v3.1, whole genome shotgun sequence genome:
- the LOC112888111 gene encoding uncharacterized protein LOC112888111, giving the protein MAAVSKASAAALLVAAVAVLLAASASAQTTHDNCAKNKKITVQNLCAHDVALTLEPLANSPHLFNGAPTYTLRPHSHAEFPVCWWTGRLKAPGAPTAEFHVGIDGGSFYLAANTRQPGLGVPVIVSPHGSPLQGECPAVGCPVQGPCSASQVPSGRCRNVQEIKVIYCSPHV; this is encoded by the coding sequence atggcggcggtgtccaaggcctcggcggcggccctgctggtggcggcggtggccgtgCTCCTCgccgcgtcggcgtcggcgcaGACGACGCACGACAACTGcgccaagaacaagaagatcaCGGTGCAGAACCTGTGCGCGCACGACGTGGCGCTCACGCTGGAGCCGCTGGCCAACAGCCCGCACCTCTTCAACGGCGCGCCGACGTACACGCTGCGCCCGCACAGCCACGCCGAGTTCCCGGTCTGCTGGTGGACGGGGCGGCTCAAGGCGCCCGGCGCGCCCACCGCCGAGTTCCACGTCGGCATCGACGGCGGCTCCTTCTACCTCGCCGCCAACACCCGCCAGCCCGGCCTCGGCGTGCCCGTCATCGTGTCCCCGCACGGCTCGCCGCTGCAGGGGGAGTGCCCCGCCGTCGGGTGCCCCGTCCAGGGGCCCTGCTCCGCATCGCAGGTGCCCAGCGGGAGGTGCCGCAACGTCCAGGAGATCAAGGTCATCTACTGCAGCCCGCACGTGTGA